From the Scylla paramamosain isolate STU-SP2022 chromosome 15, ASM3559412v1, whole genome shotgun sequence genome, one window contains:
- the LOC135107661 gene encoding isoleucine--tRNA ligase, cytoplasmic-like isoform X2, which produces MKKKFTLREGGNSNITDNRSRMGERLQSVPEVDQKTFSKEEEKVLELWKKLDAFHSSLKQSKDRPKFTFYDGPPFATGLPHYGHILAGTIKDVVTRWAHQNGYHVERRFGWDTHGLPVEYEIDKTHGITGPEDVAAIGIKQYNELCRGIVSRYANEWEQIITRLGRWIDFHNDYKTLYPWFMESVWWVFAQLYQKGLVYRGFKVMPFSTACSTPLSNFEAGQNYKDTQDPSVVASFPVVGQEGVALVAWTTTPWTLPSNLALCVNPELDYVKVQGKTEDRPGIYIMMEARLCQIFKSEGQYEVLEKFKGRELEGMRYQPLFDYFQHRASRGAFRVLCDGYVSSESGTGVVHQAPYFGEDDFRVCLGYGIIDRDDEEPICPVDDAGRFTPAVRDFQGKHVKEADPAILKELQMHGRIVVAETVYHSYPFCWRSDTPLIYRAVPSWFIRVEQMQDKLLEANEKTYWVPGFVKEKRFANWLREARDWAISRNRYWGTPIPLWTSEDFSEVVCVSSVEELERLTGEKVTDLHRDNIDHLTIPSARPGQPPLKRVTEVFDCWFESGSMPYAQVHYPFERRREFEDCFPADFIAEGIDQTRGWFYTLLVLSTALFGKPPFKNLIANGLVLAEDGQKMSKRKKNYPDPMEIVQEYGADALRLYLTNSPAVRGDNLRFKKSEVFGLLKEVFVPWLNAYRFFVQQVERYEKEEGESFWFKGEASVGRSTNVMDRWILSFTQSLLAAVHREMNAYRLYNVTPRLVKFVDNLTNWYVRFNRRRLKGDGGREDCLCALETLCAVLLSMIRVMAPFTPFITETMYQNIKNVVEPGAFGQCDTGSVHYLSVPQPIEALISPKTEASVTLLQSVVELGRYLRDRHNLPLKYPLQEVVVVVQGGESALHSLLSLEDYIKEELNVRRLTTSTDRSRYGVTLTADINFRSLGARLKGDVKAVQRVVCGLSDAEVQGMLERGSLEVLGHTLLPDDVVVKYGFTGKGGHYEAHADQSALVLLDTTPSEELLAEGLAREVVNRIQRLRKKARLVPTDEVTVWLAVDDPKSQLGLILDSHKQFIEMTSRTPCRLGKFEAGMGEVVIQDDCPVKESMLSLTITHGFEGSKIGGTPDSGMTPVTAAPISVAGVKGGPVCPWVNVVLDGTPRHGTASCSATLLLENPVGHPVVTSTAQLLEEARSVFGFPAGQARLFVERQPLSPNAPATTVAGKTLVITYGREKVPAATSALKPYSRYLNVECGSTGNGLRGCVLLENPCGGGLVSQHALTALLQKIFNLHSSTASPSLFADKAKKSPLSLDALAGLSGSTVYV; this is translated from the exons atgaagaaaaagttcaCACTGAGAGAGG GAGGAAATAGCAATATCACTGACAACAGAAGCAGGATGGGTGAACGCCTGCAGTCAGTGCCAGAGGTGGACCAAAAAACCttcagtaaggaggaggagaaggtgctGGAACTGTGGAAGAAGCTTGATGCATTTCATTCCAGCCTGAAGCAGAGCAAAGATCGGCCAAA GTTCACCTTCTATGATGGCCCACCTTTTGCCACGGGATTGCCACACTATGGGCACATTCTGGCAGGTACCATCAAGGATGTGGTGACACGGTGGGCGCATCAAAATGGCTACCATGTGGAGAGACGCTTTGGCTGGGACACCCACGGCCTTCCTGTG GAGTATGAAATAGACAAGACTCATGGCATCACAGGTCCAGAGGATGTGGCAGCAATAGGCATTAAGCAATACAATGAGCTGTGTCGGGGCATTGTGAGCCGTTATGCCAATGAGTGGGAGCAGATCATCACCCGCCTTGGACGGTGGATTG ATTTTCATAATGACTACAAGACACTGTACCCATGGTTCATGGAGAGTGTATGGTGGGTGTTTGCACAGTTGTACCAGAAAGGTTTGGTGTATCGTGGCTTCAAGGTGATGCCTTTCTCCACTGCTTGCTCTACCCCACTCTCCAACTTTGAGGCTGGACAGAACTACAAGGACACCCAGGACCCCTCTG TGGTGGCCAGCTTCCCTGTGGTGGGCCAGGAAGGGGTGGCATTAGTGGCCTGGACCACCACTCCCTGGACACTGCCCTCCAACCTCGCTCTCTGTGTAAACCCTGAACTTGACTATGTAAAGGTCCAGGGAAAG ACTGAGGATCGGCCAGGTATCTATATCATGATGGAGGCACGACTCTGCCAGATCTTCAAGAGTGAAGGACAGTATGAAGTGCTGGAAAAATTCAAGGGCCGGGAGCTGGAGGGAATGCGCTACCAGCCTCTCTTTGATTACTTTCAGCAT AGGGCTTCACGTGGTGCATTCCGGGTCCTGTGTGATGGATACGTGAGCAGTGAGTCAGGAACAGGTGTGGTACACCAGGCACCGTACTTTGGTGAAGATGATTTCCGAGTTTGCCTTGGCTATGGCATCATTGACCGTGATGATGAGGAGCCCATCTGCCCTGTGGATGATGCTGGACGGTTCACTCCTGCTGTCAGAGACTTCCAGGGGAAGCATGTAAAGGAAGCAGACCCAGCTATCTTGAAGGAGCTGCAGATGCATGGTCGGATAGTGGTGGCTGAGACAGTTTACCATAGCTACCCATTCTGCTGGCGGTCAGACACGCCACTTATCTATCGTGCAGTGCCATCTTGGTTCATTAGGGTGGAGCAAATGCAGGATAAGCTGCTGGAGGCCAATGAGAAGACATACTGGGTTCCTGGTTTTGTCAAGGAAAAAAG ATTTGCCAACTGGCTGAGGGAGGCACGTGACTGGGCTATAAGCCGTAACAGGTATTGGGGCACCCCAATTCCCTTATGGACCTCAGAAGACTTCTCTGAG GTGGTATGTGTGAGCAGTGTGGAGGAGTTGGAGAGACTAACAGGGGAGAAGGTGACTGACTTGCATCGGGATAACATTGATCACCTGACCATCCCCTCAGCTCGTCCTGGACAGCCTCCTCTCAAACGTGTCACTGAAGTGTTCGATTGCTGGTTTGAGTCTGGTTCCATGCCTTATGCACAG GTTCACTATCCCTTTGAGCGGCGGCGAGAGTTTGAGGACTGCTTCCCTGCAGACTTCATAGCTGAAGGTATTGATCAGACAAGAGGTTGGTTTTACACACTGCTGGTGCTTTCCACAGCACTATTTGGCAAACCACCCTTTAAGAACCTCATAGCCAATGGGCTGGTACTGGCTGAGGATGGACAGAAGATGAGCAAGCGCAAGAAGAATTACCCTGATCCCATGGAAATTGTACAAGAATATGGTGCAGATGCACTGCGTCTGTATCTTACCAACAG TCCTGCCGTTCGTGGGGACAATCTACGCTTCAAGAAGAGTGAAGTTTTTGGGCTGTTGAAGGAGGTGTTTGTTCCATGGCTGAATGCCTACCGGTTCTTTGTGCAGCAGGTGGAGAG gtatgagaaggaggagggagaaagcttCTGGTTCAAAGGAGAAGCATCAGTGGGCCGGTCAACCAACGTGATGGATCGCTGgatcctttccttcacccagtCACTTCTTGCTGCAGTGCACCGGGAGATGAATGCTTACCGCCTCTACAATGTCACGCCGCGCCTTGTCAAATTTGTTGACAACCTTACGAACTGGTATGTGAGGTTCAATCGACGACGATTGAAgggtgacggagggagggaggactgtCTGTGTGCGCTGGAGACTCtgtgtgctgtgttgctgtCCATGATCAGGGTGATGGCGCCCTTCACACCCTTCATCACGGAGACCATGTACCAGAACATCAAGAACGTGGTGGAGCCTGGTGCCTTTGGACAG TGTGATACAGGATCAGTTCACTACCTGAGTGTGCCTCAGCCAATCGAGGCACTGATAAGTCCCAAGACAGAAGCAAGTGTCACTCTTCTACAAAGTGTGGTGGAGCTTGGACGCTACCTTCGAGACCGCCACAATTTGCCTCTTAAGTATCCACTGCAggaggtagtggttgtggtgcagggaggagagagtgcCCTGCATTCCTTGCTGAGCCTTGAAGACTACATCAAAGAAGAGCTTAATGTTCGGCGCCTCACTACCTCCACCGATCGCTCTCGCTACGGTGTCACCCTCACTGCAGACATAAACTTCCGCAGCCTTGGGGCACGTCTGAAGGGAGATGTAAAGGCAGTACAGCGAGTGGTGTGTGGGTTGTCTGATGCAGAGGTGCAGGGAATGCTAGAGCGTGGCAGCCTGGAGGTCCTCGGCCATACACTGCTACCTGATGATGTAGTGGTCAAGTATGGATTTACAGGCAAGGGGGGCCACTATGAAGCCCATGCTGACCAGAGTGCCCTGGTTCTGCTAGATACCACACCATCAGAGGAGTTATTGGCTGAAGGTCTGGCCAGAGAGGTGGTCAATCGTATCCAGCGCCTCCGCAAGAAGGCCCGCCTTGTACCCACTGATGAGGTGACTGTGTGGCTTGCTGTGGATGATCCAAAGTCTCAATTAGGTCTTATATTGGACTCCCATAAGCAGTTCATTGAGATGACTTCTCGTACCCCTTGCAGACTTGGAAAATTTGAGGCTGGGATGGGTGAGGTTGTTATTCAGGATGATTGTCCTGTGAAGGAGAGCATGCTTAGTCTGACCATCACCCATGGCTTCGAAGGAAGTAAAATTGGGGGCACACCAGACTCAGGGATGACACCTGTGACAGCAGCACCCATATCTGTGGCTGGGGTTAAGGGTGGGCCAGTCTGCCCCTGGGTTAATGTGGTGCTGGATGGCACTCCCCGTCATGGTACTGCCAGCTGCAGTGCCACTTTACTATTGGAAAATCCTGTTGGTCATCCAGTTGTCACTTCAACTGCTCAGCTGCTGGAGGAAGCTCGCTCTGTATTTGGGTTCCCAGCTGGACAGGCTCGCCTCTTTGTGGAGcggcagcctctctctcccaatgcTCCAGCTACTACTGTGGCGGGGAAGACACTTGTCATTACTTATGGTCGAGAAAAGGTGCCTGCTGCAACTTCTGCCCTTAAGCCTTATAGCAG GTACCTCAACGTGGAATGTGGAAGCACTGGCAATGGGCTGCGGGGATGTGTGTTGCTGGAGAACCCATGTGGTGGTGGGCTTGTGTCCCAGCATGCCCTCACTGCTCTCCTCCAAAAGATCTTTAATCTTCATTCCAGCACTgcttcaccttctctctttgCTGATAAGGCCAAGAAATCACCACTCAGCCTTGATGCACTGGCTGGGCTGAGTGGCAGTACTGTCTATGTTTGA
- the LOC135107661 gene encoding isoleucine--tRNA ligase, cytoplasmic-like isoform X1 produces MVHWQKLWLLTGGGNSNITDNRSRMGERLQSVPEVDQKTFSKEEEKVLELWKKLDAFHSSLKQSKDRPKFTFYDGPPFATGLPHYGHILAGTIKDVVTRWAHQNGYHVERRFGWDTHGLPVEYEIDKTHGITGPEDVAAIGIKQYNELCRGIVSRYANEWEQIITRLGRWIDFHNDYKTLYPWFMESVWWVFAQLYQKGLVYRGFKVMPFSTACSTPLSNFEAGQNYKDTQDPSVVASFPVVGQEGVALVAWTTTPWTLPSNLALCVNPELDYVKVQGKTEDRPGIYIMMEARLCQIFKSEGQYEVLEKFKGRELEGMRYQPLFDYFQHRASRGAFRVLCDGYVSSESGTGVVHQAPYFGEDDFRVCLGYGIIDRDDEEPICPVDDAGRFTPAVRDFQGKHVKEADPAILKELQMHGRIVVAETVYHSYPFCWRSDTPLIYRAVPSWFIRVEQMQDKLLEANEKTYWVPGFVKEKRFANWLREARDWAISRNRYWGTPIPLWTSEDFSEVVCVSSVEELERLTGEKVTDLHRDNIDHLTIPSARPGQPPLKRVTEVFDCWFESGSMPYAQVHYPFERRREFEDCFPADFIAEGIDQTRGWFYTLLVLSTALFGKPPFKNLIANGLVLAEDGQKMSKRKKNYPDPMEIVQEYGADALRLYLTNSPAVRGDNLRFKKSEVFGLLKEVFVPWLNAYRFFVQQVERYEKEEGESFWFKGEASVGRSTNVMDRWILSFTQSLLAAVHREMNAYRLYNVTPRLVKFVDNLTNWYVRFNRRRLKGDGGREDCLCALETLCAVLLSMIRVMAPFTPFITETMYQNIKNVVEPGAFGQCDTGSVHYLSVPQPIEALISPKTEASVTLLQSVVELGRYLRDRHNLPLKYPLQEVVVVVQGGESALHSLLSLEDYIKEELNVRRLTTSTDRSRYGVTLTADINFRSLGARLKGDVKAVQRVVCGLSDAEVQGMLERGSLEVLGHTLLPDDVVVKYGFTGKGGHYEAHADQSALVLLDTTPSEELLAEGLAREVVNRIQRLRKKARLVPTDEVTVWLAVDDPKSQLGLILDSHKQFIEMTSRTPCRLGKFEAGMGEVVIQDDCPVKESMLSLTITHGFEGSKIGGTPDSGMTPVTAAPISVAGVKGGPVCPWVNVVLDGTPRHGTASCSATLLLENPVGHPVVTSTAQLLEEARSVFGFPAGQARLFVERQPLSPNAPATTVAGKTLVITYGREKVPAATSALKPYSRYLNVECGSTGNGLRGCVLLENPCGGGLVSQHALTALLQKIFNLHSSTASPSLFADKAKKSPLSLDALAGLSGSTVYV; encoded by the exons ATGGTGCACTGGCAGAAGTTGTGGCTCCTGACTGGAG GAGGAAATAGCAATATCACTGACAACAGAAGCAGGATGGGTGAACGCCTGCAGTCAGTGCCAGAGGTGGACCAAAAAACCttcagtaaggaggaggagaaggtgctGGAACTGTGGAAGAAGCTTGATGCATTTCATTCCAGCCTGAAGCAGAGCAAAGATCGGCCAAA GTTCACCTTCTATGATGGCCCACCTTTTGCCACGGGATTGCCACACTATGGGCACATTCTGGCAGGTACCATCAAGGATGTGGTGACACGGTGGGCGCATCAAAATGGCTACCATGTGGAGAGACGCTTTGGCTGGGACACCCACGGCCTTCCTGTG GAGTATGAAATAGACAAGACTCATGGCATCACAGGTCCAGAGGATGTGGCAGCAATAGGCATTAAGCAATACAATGAGCTGTGTCGGGGCATTGTGAGCCGTTATGCCAATGAGTGGGAGCAGATCATCACCCGCCTTGGACGGTGGATTG ATTTTCATAATGACTACAAGACACTGTACCCATGGTTCATGGAGAGTGTATGGTGGGTGTTTGCACAGTTGTACCAGAAAGGTTTGGTGTATCGTGGCTTCAAGGTGATGCCTTTCTCCACTGCTTGCTCTACCCCACTCTCCAACTTTGAGGCTGGACAGAACTACAAGGACACCCAGGACCCCTCTG TGGTGGCCAGCTTCCCTGTGGTGGGCCAGGAAGGGGTGGCATTAGTGGCCTGGACCACCACTCCCTGGACACTGCCCTCCAACCTCGCTCTCTGTGTAAACCCTGAACTTGACTATGTAAAGGTCCAGGGAAAG ACTGAGGATCGGCCAGGTATCTATATCATGATGGAGGCACGACTCTGCCAGATCTTCAAGAGTGAAGGACAGTATGAAGTGCTGGAAAAATTCAAGGGCCGGGAGCTGGAGGGAATGCGCTACCAGCCTCTCTTTGATTACTTTCAGCAT AGGGCTTCACGTGGTGCATTCCGGGTCCTGTGTGATGGATACGTGAGCAGTGAGTCAGGAACAGGTGTGGTACACCAGGCACCGTACTTTGGTGAAGATGATTTCCGAGTTTGCCTTGGCTATGGCATCATTGACCGTGATGATGAGGAGCCCATCTGCCCTGTGGATGATGCTGGACGGTTCACTCCTGCTGTCAGAGACTTCCAGGGGAAGCATGTAAAGGAAGCAGACCCAGCTATCTTGAAGGAGCTGCAGATGCATGGTCGGATAGTGGTGGCTGAGACAGTTTACCATAGCTACCCATTCTGCTGGCGGTCAGACACGCCACTTATCTATCGTGCAGTGCCATCTTGGTTCATTAGGGTGGAGCAAATGCAGGATAAGCTGCTGGAGGCCAATGAGAAGACATACTGGGTTCCTGGTTTTGTCAAGGAAAAAAG ATTTGCCAACTGGCTGAGGGAGGCACGTGACTGGGCTATAAGCCGTAACAGGTATTGGGGCACCCCAATTCCCTTATGGACCTCAGAAGACTTCTCTGAG GTGGTATGTGTGAGCAGTGTGGAGGAGTTGGAGAGACTAACAGGGGAGAAGGTGACTGACTTGCATCGGGATAACATTGATCACCTGACCATCCCCTCAGCTCGTCCTGGACAGCCTCCTCTCAAACGTGTCACTGAAGTGTTCGATTGCTGGTTTGAGTCTGGTTCCATGCCTTATGCACAG GTTCACTATCCCTTTGAGCGGCGGCGAGAGTTTGAGGACTGCTTCCCTGCAGACTTCATAGCTGAAGGTATTGATCAGACAAGAGGTTGGTTTTACACACTGCTGGTGCTTTCCACAGCACTATTTGGCAAACCACCCTTTAAGAACCTCATAGCCAATGGGCTGGTACTGGCTGAGGATGGACAGAAGATGAGCAAGCGCAAGAAGAATTACCCTGATCCCATGGAAATTGTACAAGAATATGGTGCAGATGCACTGCGTCTGTATCTTACCAACAG TCCTGCCGTTCGTGGGGACAATCTACGCTTCAAGAAGAGTGAAGTTTTTGGGCTGTTGAAGGAGGTGTTTGTTCCATGGCTGAATGCCTACCGGTTCTTTGTGCAGCAGGTGGAGAG gtatgagaaggaggagggagaaagcttCTGGTTCAAAGGAGAAGCATCAGTGGGCCGGTCAACCAACGTGATGGATCGCTGgatcctttccttcacccagtCACTTCTTGCTGCAGTGCACCGGGAGATGAATGCTTACCGCCTCTACAATGTCACGCCGCGCCTTGTCAAATTTGTTGACAACCTTACGAACTGGTATGTGAGGTTCAATCGACGACGATTGAAgggtgacggagggagggaggactgtCTGTGTGCGCTGGAGACTCtgtgtgctgtgttgctgtCCATGATCAGGGTGATGGCGCCCTTCACACCCTTCATCACGGAGACCATGTACCAGAACATCAAGAACGTGGTGGAGCCTGGTGCCTTTGGACAG TGTGATACAGGATCAGTTCACTACCTGAGTGTGCCTCAGCCAATCGAGGCACTGATAAGTCCCAAGACAGAAGCAAGTGTCACTCTTCTACAAAGTGTGGTGGAGCTTGGACGCTACCTTCGAGACCGCCACAATTTGCCTCTTAAGTATCCACTGCAggaggtagtggttgtggtgcagggaggagagagtgcCCTGCATTCCTTGCTGAGCCTTGAAGACTACATCAAAGAAGAGCTTAATGTTCGGCGCCTCACTACCTCCACCGATCGCTCTCGCTACGGTGTCACCCTCACTGCAGACATAAACTTCCGCAGCCTTGGGGCACGTCTGAAGGGAGATGTAAAGGCAGTACAGCGAGTGGTGTGTGGGTTGTCTGATGCAGAGGTGCAGGGAATGCTAGAGCGTGGCAGCCTGGAGGTCCTCGGCCATACACTGCTACCTGATGATGTAGTGGTCAAGTATGGATTTACAGGCAAGGGGGGCCACTATGAAGCCCATGCTGACCAGAGTGCCCTGGTTCTGCTAGATACCACACCATCAGAGGAGTTATTGGCTGAAGGTCTGGCCAGAGAGGTGGTCAATCGTATCCAGCGCCTCCGCAAGAAGGCCCGCCTTGTACCCACTGATGAGGTGACTGTGTGGCTTGCTGTGGATGATCCAAAGTCTCAATTAGGTCTTATATTGGACTCCCATAAGCAGTTCATTGAGATGACTTCTCGTACCCCTTGCAGACTTGGAAAATTTGAGGCTGGGATGGGTGAGGTTGTTATTCAGGATGATTGTCCTGTGAAGGAGAGCATGCTTAGTCTGACCATCACCCATGGCTTCGAAGGAAGTAAAATTGGGGGCACACCAGACTCAGGGATGACACCTGTGACAGCAGCACCCATATCTGTGGCTGGGGTTAAGGGTGGGCCAGTCTGCCCCTGGGTTAATGTGGTGCTGGATGGCACTCCCCGTCATGGTACTGCCAGCTGCAGTGCCACTTTACTATTGGAAAATCCTGTTGGTCATCCAGTTGTCACTTCAACTGCTCAGCTGCTGGAGGAAGCTCGCTCTGTATTTGGGTTCCCAGCTGGACAGGCTCGCCTCTTTGTGGAGcggcagcctctctctcccaatgcTCCAGCTACTACTGTGGCGGGGAAGACACTTGTCATTACTTATGGTCGAGAAAAGGTGCCTGCTGCAACTTCTGCCCTTAAGCCTTATAGCAG GTACCTCAACGTGGAATGTGGAAGCACTGGCAATGGGCTGCGGGGATGTGTGTTGCTGGAGAACCCATGTGGTGGTGGGCTTGTGTCCCAGCATGCCCTCACTGCTCTCCTCCAAAAGATCTTTAATCTTCATTCCAGCACTgcttcaccttctctctttgCTGATAAGGCCAAGAAATCACCACTCAGCCTTGATGCACTGGCTGGGCTGAGTGGCAGTACTGTCTATGTTTGA